GCTCACCATTATTCAGGTGTTGCTTATGATTATTTTTTAAATGAACATAACCGAAATAGTTATGATAATAGAGGAAGCGATTTTATATCTAGTGTGCATGTTGGAGACCCAGCAGGTGGATCATATATTAATGCTGCATGGGTGGGTACACAATGGATTTATGGAGATGGGGGCATAACTAGTAGTGGAACAGAATATACTCCTTTTTCAGAATCTCTAGATGTAGTGGCCCACGAGGTCACACATGCCGTCACAGAATATTCAGCAAATCTAGTTTATGAATTTCAACCAGGTGCATTAAATGAATCATTCTCAGATGTTTTTGGAATCTTAATAGAAGCGAATTATGAAGGATCACCAGATTGGCTATTAGGGGAAGATATATATACTCCAGATATTGATGGAGATGCGATGAGATATATGTATGATCCAACTCTTAATGGAAGACAGCCTGCTCATATGGATGACTTTGTACATCTTCCGAATACAAGAGAAGGTGATTGGGGAGGAGTACACATAAACAGCGGTATTCCAAATAAAGCTTTCTACAATATTGCAACAGATATTGGTCTAGAGAAATCAGGAAAAATTTATTATCGTGCGCTTACTAGTTATTTACACTCTAGGTCACAATTTATTGATGCACGTAATGCTTTATTACAGTCCGCAGCAGATTTGTATGGTACTAACAGTGCTGAATATAACGCAGTTGCAAATGGCTATGCATCCGTGGGTATTGGCAATTAATTAAAAATGACATTTATTTAATAGTATTATTATTAAATGTTTACTTTTAATAATAATATAAGTAACTCCTGCTCCCTTTATCATTTTTTATATTTGATAAAGGGAGCAGAATGATAAATGGTCAGCTCTTTAAACATTTTAGCCGTACAATGTGTGTTCATCCGTTCATCGTTTCATCCCATCTTATTCACTAAATCTGAATCCTTGATCCTCCAAGTATTTTCTTAAATGTTTACGTGATGCAGTTTGAAGTTTATTAGACATTTGTTTTGACCAATTTGTATCTACTTTTCCTTTAGTCCGCTCTAAGTAATATTCATTTGTGATTTGATTATATGTCTTTAATTCGTTCGTTGCATTGCCCGTATTATAAATTTCATGATGGTATATCAGATTGGTTTGTAAACGAGGTTTTTGAGAAGGTTCTTGATCAGGAAAACCTAAACACATTCCAAACACAGGATAAACAAGTTTTGGTAATTGGAGCAATTCAGTCACTTCCTTTGATTGATTACGAATCCCTCCAATATATACAATACCTAAACCCAACGATTCTGCAGCAATTGCAGCATTTTGAGCTGCTAAAGTAACATCTGATGTAGCCACTATAAAGTTTTCCACCGTACCAGAAACCATTTCCGTTTTTTCCATTTCACAAGCAACCTGTAATCGATATAAATCTGCACACCATACCAAAAATAAAGGACAATCTGCAATATATATTTGATTTCCAGATAATATTGATAGCTGTTTTTTCTTCTCTTGATCCGTTACCCCAATTACACTATAAGCCTGCATATGACTTGAAGAAGATGCCATTTGAGCAGACGTTACTATTTCATCAACATATTCCTGAGGTATCGGGTCAGATTTGTATTTACGAATCGAACGATGGGACTTTAGCAAATTAATCGTTTCATTCAATTTCTTAGCTCCTTCCTTTATAAATTTTCTTTTATTATAAAAAAGGATTATGCTCTCTTTCATGTCCTATGGTCGTTGATGGTCCATGACCAGGATGAACTTTCACTGTATCCTTTAATACAAACAACTTCTCATAAATGGATTCATATAGCTGCTCCGAATTTCCACCTGGTAAATCAGTTCTTCCCATTGAATGTTGAAATAAAACATCACCGCTAAAAATATTTTCACCATGTAAAAAACTAACACTCCCAGGAGAATGTCCCGGTGTATGAAGCACCTTAAACTCTGTATCTAAAAACCGTAACGTTTGACCTTCTTCTAAAGTAAATTCTGCTGGAGCGGTAGAGAAAGGTGGTCCTAATTCAGGCCATCTTGTAGATCCATTTAATTCAGGATCTGTTAACCATTTAGATTCTAACTTATGTAAATAGACTGGACATTTCTTTAATTTTCGTATCTCATCTACCCCACCTATATGATCAAGATGAGCATGTGTAAGCAATATAGCATCTATTTGCAGCTCTGTTATATGCTCAATTAATAATTGCGGCCGCATGCCTGGATCAATAATAATCGCTTTCTTCTCTCTTGGATTAGAAATTAAATAAGCATTAGTTGCTAAGGGACCTAATGTAAAGGTTTCAATTCGTAATTGGTTCAATGTAAATCCTCCTCAAATAAATACATTTGCTGATCTCTATTACAATATGATCAATGGATTCAATCAATTGATCTTGTATTGCAGATATTATACCATGTATTTCACTTGTTTCTTTAGCTGATTTTTCAGCTAAATTATATGGATTGAGACACTAATTTCTATGCTCAAACAATATAGATTACAAAAATATTTTACGTACAGACGCCCACCTCTATAGGTGGTATCTTCAAGACAGGTGGAGTCACCATCTGATTTCTTAATGTATAAGCATTGCTTAAACGAGTTCACATAGAAATATTTCTTACAGCTAAATAAATAACTCCTATAGTCAACAGTATGGCAATACCACCAATAATCATACTTAAATACAATGCGTAGTTCAGTCTGTCTTCATATTCATTTTGGCTTAATCATTAATTTTTGAACTTAGCTTACAAGGTTATTCTCAATAATATCTGAAAGAAGTTTCATTTCTTTCTTAGATACAGGTTTATTCGTTCTATAAGATTGGATCGTATGCAATAAGCGGTCTACCTTTATTGTTTTAAATGCTGGACTTTGACCTATTATCTGACTGTTAGGATGAGAAAAACAGATGAGTCCACGAATGCTAGTTTTCAAATTATTTTTTCTTAATAGTTCTTTTATTATATAATCATGTCTATACATTTGTGCCGTTGGATCTGTGCTGTTTTTATTATTACTCCTTTGAATTCCCTGAGCAGTAAAACGGATTTCACCAGACCAATGTTTGGTTTCGATATGAAATATACCATTAGGTCCAATAGCAACATGATCAAACTGTTGTGTTCTTCCATTTGTTTTTAGCTTTATATCATGAAATACTTTATAATCCTTAGGAAGATACTTTAATTGATGTTTTACTATTTTCTCTCCCTCAAGACCATAATTTTGAGAAGAGCCTTTCTTTTTTTTCTTGATTATTTTATAAATCAAATATAACCCAGTGAGCAGTAAAGAAAGAATAATAAATGGTATTACATATGGTTGTGCTTTTTCATCAATTTGCTCCCAATTCTCCCCCAAAGTCGTTCCTAAAAATAAGAAAAAAGCAGACCAAGGGATTACGGCTAAAGTTGTTAAAACGCTGAAACGAATAAACGACATATTTGCTAGTCCAGCAGGTATAGATATTGCGTGTCGAACAACTGGAATAAACCGTGCTGTAAAAATCATGCCTGTACCGTATTGGTTAAACCATTTTTCAGATAAATCAAGATGTTTTTTATGTATTAAGATATACTTTCCATACTTCTCTATTAAAGGTCTACCACCAAATTTCCCTAACCAATAAAGAAAAATTTGTGCTAATGTTCCCCCAATGGTTGCAAAAACCAGGGCTTCAGTCCAAGTAATTTTGTTTTGATAAATTAAAAATCCACCATAGGATAAAATAATTTCACTAGGAATCACTTCTATCATTAAACCAATCATGATGCCCCAATAACCTAAATCTGTTAGCCAATTAAAAATGTGATGTATGATCTCTGTAATTAAATCCATTCATTATTCCCTGCCTTTATCCAAAAAAATTTTGCATACAGATGCCCGCCTCTATAGGTGGTATCTTCAAATCAGGTGGAGTAGAGTCTCCATCTGATTTCTCGATGTTTAAGCTTTGCTTAAACGAGTTCACTAGTCTTTACCACATTTTATTCTAACATAAAGCTTGTCATACCAAGATCATAACCAAAAAATTTTCATCATAAATTGTAAATTAAGATGTTAACATATTCATTGAGTAACTAGCCTAGTAGCTAAGCCGCTTCTCACTGCATACAAATATTAAAGAGAGGAGCAGATGAAGATGAAACATCAAGAATCACAAAAACATAATATAGACTTGCCTACTGCCAGAAAAATAAGAAGGGCGTGTAATAAAGAAATCTATAGAACCGTCAAACGTTTAAAAATATGGATTCGACCGGATAAAATAAAGGAAGCTGAAGAACTTTATTATAAAAAAGTATTAATTAACTCAAAATATATTTTAGAAAATGCACAAAATCGTAAACTATTATCCGATTGGTTTGATGAAAATGTATGTGCTGATTTTTCAAAACTGTGGGATATAGAAGAGTCGAAAATAAGCAAAGCATTTAGAAATGCATTCATAGGACAAAAAAAATAGTAAGTCTATCGATGACGTTGTCCTTATAACAAAAACTCCTATCGGAGTCTCTCGAGGAGGTAGCCGAATACTTCTTTACACTATCATAAATTAAATAATTAAAATGTAGATAGTATAAGGTCAACTAACGATTAAGTTATAAAAAAAGAATACCACCTTTGAGTAGAAGGTGGTTTTTCTTCTTAAGACTCGCTAATTGGCAAGTTTTCTTCAATAATATGGCTGTGACGGATAGTACGGATACGGTTGAGGTTGAGGTTGAGGTTGAGGTTGAGGATAAGGATATGGATAAGGATATGGATACGGCACTGGTATTGGTCTTGGATATGGATAAGGTCTCGGGCGTGGTCTAGGGTACGGATAATACGGATATGGCCTTGGTCTTGGTCTAGGGCGCGGTCGTGGTCGTGGGGGCTGCTGACGATATTCTGATAGAGAATTAAAATATTGATAATGACTCAATGAATGAACCTCCTTTTCTAACTTCTCCATATCAAAGTATGCTATCCCTAGACGAATTGCCTCCTACAAATGCCTAATTATGTGCGTTCAAGTTATAAACAATTTTGTACAAATGCTAGCATATGGACGTAATTTAGAACTAGGTATGAAAAATAAAAAAACCCGAATTTAGACTAAAAAATACTTGTCCAAAATTCGGGTTGTTCATGTCTATATTTCGATATTAATTATTATTGAGCAGGTACGATAATTTCTTGATCTGGAAAGATTAAGTTTGGATTATCAAGCTGATTCAATTTTTGAAGTTCTTGCCAAGTTGTATTGTATTTAACTGCTATTTTAGATAAATAATCACCAGGTACAACAATATAAATACCAGTTGTAGGTTCAGTCACTTCCTCAGTTTCTGTTACTTCATTTATAACTGTTACCCGACCTTCTACCACTGGACTCACTGTTCCTTTTTCTTGAATATACTGAATAAGCACTTCGTCTAGAGCTGGATATTCGTTTTTAATTGTAATATCTGCAAACATCGTATATTCATCTCCACCAGCAGCCAAGAAGTCGTTTGTTGCCAATACATAAGTTTTCTCTAAATCAAGAGGTTCTCCATTAATTTGAATAGATACCGCTCTTTCTCCAGCAGGTTTGGAAGCATCAATTTTATATTCAATACCCGCTACATGTGGAAATGCTCCTTTTGCATCTGGATAAGAATCAATCCCATTTTCTAATGCTGCTTTAATGACTGCACCTGAAACTTCTTTAGTAACGATGTAATTTCCAAAAGGTAATACAGTAATCACTTCACCCTTAGTAATTTCACCTACATCAATAGAAGCTCTGATACCACCGCCATTAGTAAGAGCAACATCGGCACCAGTTTCATTTAACATCGCATCGGTAATTAGGTTTCCTAAGTTTGTCTCACCTGCACGAACCTGTTCTCTTTCTCCATCGAGTACTACACTTGTTGAACCTACGACCTCAGCTAAAATAGTCTCCTGAGATGTAGTGATCGCATCAATTACAGCTTGAACTTCTGCATCTGGTTCAACTTCTGCTGCATCTTCTTTAGTTATTAAACTTCCTTCTTTACTTACTAACTCATCATTTTCGTCAAAAGTAAGCTCTACCACACCTAAGTTCTTAGTATACTCGCCAGAACTTACAATTAGAGTTCCACTTTCACCAATGTTGTCTTCAGTATGGCTATGTCCATCAACGATTAAATCAATTCCGGGTGCTCCTTCAGCTACCTTAATACTAGTATCTGTGCTAGAAGCATCCGTTCCTAAATGAGTTAAGGCGATGATGACATCCACTTCTTGTGATAGTTCTGCTACCATTGTTTGAGCAGCTACAACAGGATCAGTAAACTTTAATCCCTCTACATTTTTTGGATGTGTTTTGTAGTGAGTTTCTGGTGTAGATAAACCGAAGATTCCTAGTTTTACACCATCTACTTCTTGAATCATGTAAGGAGGCAATAATAATTCTCCAGTTTCTTCAACGATAACATTTGCACTCAATACTGGAAAAGTTACCATCTCTTTTAATTCTAGTAGTCTTTCATAACCATAGTTAAAATCATGGTTACCTGCAGCCATTCCATCGTAACCTACAGCGTTAAAAACCTCTGCAATACTTTTCCCTTGCTCTAAAGTTGCAAAAGTCGTTCCATGGAATGTATCTCCTGCATCTAGTAAAAGTACATTTGCATTATCTGCTTCTTGTTGTTTAACAAGCGTAGATAATTTTGCAAGTCCCATACCATCATATTTACCTTCGTTAATTCTAGCATGTGTATCATTCGTATGTAGGATCGTAATTTTTTTTACTGCTTGTTCATCTCCACCTTGATTTTCCTCAACTCCAGTGTCCGTTGAGTTGTCCCCTTCTGCAAAAACAGAACCAAAACTAGTAAAAACTAAAAAACAACTTAAAGCAATAATAAATAAACGCTTCATGTCTTTCCCCTCCGCAATATTAAAATTTGATTGCATCATAAGTGTAAACTATTATTTCAAAAATTCAACCATTTTTTTCATCTTGACAATAAATTCAATCATTTTGTACTAGAACCATTGATAGACAAAGGAAAATATAGCACCATTATAGAATATACTATGTTAAGAATCTATTAAGGGAGGAGTTTAATGAATACATTTATTCAATATAAAAAAGCTACAAACCATATAGCAAAACCTTTTGCCTTTTTGGATGTTGATCTGCTTGATGATAACATCTCCCAAATTTTAAGTCACAGTTTAAATAAAAAAATAAGAATAGCTAGTAAATCCATTCGCAGTGTACCTGTTTTAAAAAGAATTATGGAAAAAAGTGAGCGTTTTCAAGGGTTAATGTGTTACTCTGCACCTGAAGCTGTCTTCCTTTCTGAACGTGGTTTTGACGATCTTTTATTGGGTTATCCTGTCACCAATAAAGATTACATTTCTTCTGTTGTTGAAAAAATAAAAGAAGGGAAACAAATCACCTTCATGGTAGATTGTTTCAAACATATTAAACTCATCGAAAGTGTAGTTAAAGATGAAAATATTCAAGTACCAGTGTGCATCGATGTAGATATGTCTTTGGTTTTTCCTAATTTCAGATTTGGAGTTTATCGTTCTCCTCTACGTTCCATTCACGAAATACATCAACTTATTTATACAATTCAACAATCCAATCAGTTAAAACTAGAAGGTTTAATGGGTTATGAAGCACAGATTGCAGGAGTTGGTGATCAAGTGAAAGGAAAGCTGCTTAAAAATTCAGTTGTTCAATTACTTAAAAAACAGTCTATTAAGCAGATAAAAGAAAAACGATCAGAAATCATAGATTCAATAAAAGATTATGATCTATCATTTCGGTTTGTTAATGGTGGTGGGACAGGTAGCTTAGCAAGCACTTGCAAGGAAGAAGTCATAACTGAGGTCACTGTAGGATCAGGATTTTTCTCACCTCTATTATTTGATTCCTACAAGGAATTTCAATATAAACCAGCAGCGGGTTTTGCCCTAGACATTGTACGTAAACCAAAAAACAATATATATACTTGTACAGGAGGAGGATATGTTGCTTCTGGAGCAACAGGAAAGGATAAACTACCAGCTCCTTATTTACCTGAAAAGTCAAAACTTCATTCTTTGGAAGGTGCTGGTGAAGTACAAACTCCTATTATATATAAGGGAGAAGAAAACTTGGATATAGGTGATCCTATCTTTTTCCGTCATAGTAAAAGCGGTGAATTATGTGAACGCTTTAACCAATTATATTGTATATCAAATGGCAAAGTTGTAGATGAATACGTGACGTATAGGGGGGAAGGGAAATGCTTTCTTTAAAACAAAAACCTATAAAAGAATGGAAAAACTGGTCAGGTCTTGTCAAAAGTTCACCTCAAAATATGATTTACCCTCAAAACATTGAGGAAGTTGTAAAACTCATTCAAAATTGTATAGATCACAAACAACGTTTACGTGTTGTAGGTTCGGGGCATTCGTTCAGCCCCTTAGTTCACACAAATCAATTACTAGTTTCACTAGATGATATGCAGGGAATAGCAGAAGTTAACGATTCTGAACAATGGTCAGAAGTCTGGGCAGGAACAAAATTAAAAAAGCTTAGTATGCTTTTGCATCAACAAGGTTTTGCTCTTGAAAATATGGGAGATGTTGACCACCAATCTATAGCAGGGGCTTTGAGTACCGGAACGCATGGTACAGGTGTTAGTCTTGGAAATCTTTCAACGCAGATAAAAGAGCTTACAATTGTGACAGGTACGGGCGAGGTAATTACTTGTTCCGAAGAAAAAAATC
The window above is part of the Chengkuizengella sp. SCS-71B genome. Proteins encoded here:
- the nfsA gene encoding oxygen-insensitive NADPH nitroreductase; this translates as MNETINLLKSHRSIRKYKSDPIPQEYVDEIVTSAQMASSSSHMQAYSVIGVTDQEKKKQLSILSGNQIYIADCPLFLVWCADLYRLQVACEMEKTEMVSGTVENFIVATSDVTLAAQNAAIAAESLGLGIVYIGGIRNQSKEVTELLQLPKLVYPVFGMCLGFPDQEPSQKPRLQTNLIYHHEIYNTGNATNELKTYNQITNEYYLERTKGKVDTNWSKQMSNKLQTASRKHLRKYLEDQGFRFSE
- a CDS encoding MBL fold metallo-hydrolase; translation: MNQLRIETFTLGPLATNAYLISNPREKKAIIIDPGMRPQLLIEHITELQIDAILLTHAHLDHIGGVDEIRKLKKCPVYLHKLESKWLTDPELNGSTRWPELGPPFSTAPAEFTLEEGQTLRFLDTEFKVLHTPGHSPGSVSFLHGENIFSGDVLFQHSMGRTDLPGGNSEQLYESIYEKLFVLKDTVKVHPGHGPSTTIGHEREHNPFL
- a CDS encoding NERD domain-containing protein is translated as MDLITEIIHHIFNWLTDLGYWGIMIGLMIEVIPSEIILSYGGFLIYQNKITWTEALVFATIGGTLAQIFLYWLGKFGGRPLIEKYGKYILIHKKHLDLSEKWFNQYGTGMIFTARFIPVVRHAISIPAGLANMSFIRFSVLTTLAVIPWSAFFLFLGTTLGENWEQIDEKAQPYVIPFIILSLLLTGLYLIYKIIKKKKKGSSQNYGLEGEKIVKHQLKYLPKDYKVFHDIKLKTNGRTQQFDHVAIGPNGIFHIETKHWSGEIRFTAQGIQRSNNKNSTDPTAQMYRHDYIIKELLRKNNLKTSIRGLICFSHPNSQIIGQSPAFKTIKVDRLLHTIQSYRTNKPVSKKEMKLLSDIIENNLVS
- a CDS encoding dehydrogenase, producing MKHQESQKHNIDLPTARKIRRACNKEIYRTVKRLKIWIRPDKIKEAEELYYKKVLINSKYILENAQNRKLLSDWFDENVCADFSKLWDIEESKISKAFRNAFIGQKK
- a CDS encoding 5'-nucleotidase C-terminal domain-containing protein; its protein translation is MKRLFIIALSCFLVFTSFGSVFAEGDNSTDTGVEENQGGDEQAVKKITILHTNDTHARINEGKYDGMGLAKLSTLVKQQEADNANVLLLDAGDTFHGTTFATLEQGKSIAEVFNAVGYDGMAAGNHDFNYGYERLLELKEMVTFPVLSANVIVEETGELLLPPYMIQEVDGVKLGIFGLSTPETHYKTHPKNVEGLKFTDPVVAAQTMVAELSQEVDVIIALTHLGTDASSTDTSIKVAEGAPGIDLIVDGHSHTEDNIGESGTLIVSSGEYTKNLGVVELTFDENDELVSKEGSLITKEDAAEVEPDAEVQAVIDAITTSQETILAEVVGSTSVVLDGEREQVRAGETNLGNLITDAMLNETGADVALTNGGGIRASIDVGEITKGEVITVLPFGNYIVTKEVSGAVIKAALENGIDSYPDAKGAFPHVAGIEYKIDASKPAGERAVSIQINGEPLDLEKTYVLATNDFLAAGGDEYTMFADITIKNEYPALDEVLIQYIQEKGTVSPVVEGRVTVINEVTETEEVTEPTTGIYIVVPGDYLSKIAVKYNTTWQELQKLNQLDNPNLIFPDQEIIVPAQ
- a CDS encoding amino acid deaminase/aldolase, whose amino-acid sequence is MNTFIQYKKATNHIAKPFAFLDVDLLDDNISQILSHSLNKKIRIASKSIRSVPVLKRIMEKSERFQGLMCYSAPEAVFLSERGFDDLLLGYPVTNKDYISSVVEKIKEGKQITFMVDCFKHIKLIESVVKDENIQVPVCIDVDMSLVFPNFRFGVYRSPLRSIHEIHQLIYTIQQSNQLKLEGLMGYEAQIAGVGDQVKGKLLKNSVVQLLKKQSIKQIKEKRSEIIDSIKDYDLSFRFVNGGGTGSLASTCKEEVITEVTVGSGFFSPLLFDSYKEFQYKPAAGFALDIVRKPKNNIYTCTGGGYVASGATGKDKLPAPYLPEKSKLHSLEGAGEVQTPIIYKGEENLDIGDPIFFRHSKSGELCERFNQLYCISNGKVVDEYVTYRGEGKCFL